The sequence TCTGGGAACCGCCACGTTGGCCGGCGGGCTTGTCCGCGAGCTGCTCCACCTGGTCCACATGTCCGTCTCCTCGTGCTGACCTGAGCACCAGGGAGATGCCGCGCCCGGCAGGACGCGGCATCCCCGCGGCGACCGGCTCCAGGTAGAGTTCTGCAGCTTCGAGTCGAGGAGACAGCCGTTCAGCGGGTTGCCGGGAGCAGCGCGCGGACAAGGCGGCCGTCGACCGCGAGCGAGACGGCGAGCGGAGTCCGTAGCCCCGGCCACTCATTGCCCCTTTGACCCGTATCTGGTTCAGACCCCAATCGGGATTGAAGGTGATGGTGCCGCTGATCGAGTTGCTGCGGACGTGCGGGCTTTGCTCGAAGAACTGCAGGCCGGTGGTCTGGTCGGCCTGCCTGCGAACGGCCAGCGGCGGTGTGGATGCCGTGAGCGCGGTGTACAGACCGCTGTAGATGCCGGTGGTGGTGAGTTCCTGATGGAGGGTGTCGTGACTGGCGAACACGCGGGGACCTTCAGCCGATCGGTTCGCCCGCCATGCCCATCCGCACTGCCTGTCCGATAGCCCTGAGCGCCCCCGAACGCGTGCGGTTGAAGAAGATGGCCTACGGCCACAAGACCGAGCACCGGCTGCGGGTGCGTGCGCAAGTCGTCCTGCACGCCGCGCGCGGACGCTCCAACGCGCGCATCGCCCGGGAGACGGGGCTGCACCTGGACACCGTGCGCCGCTGGCGTGGCCGGTTTGCTCAGGCGGGCCTGCCCGGACTCAAAGACCGTCAACGCTGCGGCCGTCCCGCCTCGTTCACACCGCTGCAGGCCACCGAGGTCAAGGCGCTGGCCTGCCGACTGCCCGCCGAGACCGGAATGCCGCTCTCACGCTGGTCGTGCCCGGAACTGGCCCGCGAGGCCATCACCCGCCAGATCGTCACCGCAGTGTCGCCCTCCACCGTGCGACGCTGGCTGGCCGAGGACGCGCTCAAGCCCTGGCAGCACCGCTCCTGGATCTTCATCACCGACTCCGGCTTCCGCACCAAGGCTGCCCGGGTGCTGGACCTGTACGCCCGCACCTGGCAGGGCCAGCCCCTCGGCGAGGACGAGCACGTCATCAGCGCCGACGAGAAGACCTCCATCCAGGCCCGCTGCCGCTGGCACCCCACCCTCGCTCCCGGCAAGGCCCGCGCCATGCGGGTCAACCACACCTACGGACGCGGCGGCGCCTTGGCCTACCTGGTCGCCTACGACGTCCACCAGGCCAAGGTATTCGGCCGCACCGAGGCTCGGACCGGTATCGACCCGTTCATGGCCCTGGCCGCCCAGGTCATGAGCCAGGAACCGTACGTCAGCGCCAAGCGCGTCTTCTGGATTGTCGACAACGGCTCCTCCCACCGCGGGAAGAAGGCCGCAGACCGGCTGACCGCCTCATTCCCGAACGCGGTCATGGTCCACACCCCAGTGCACTCCTCCTGGTTGAACCAGGTGGAGATCTTCTTCTCCGTGCCCGTACAGGAGACGATCCACACCACCGCCCAAGGAGACCGGGTAGTCCGCACCCCTCGCTGGTCGCTGCTAGCCACCCTCGTCTACGGCCCCGGTGGCCCGCGCACCATCTCCCCGAGTTCGTCGGCCTCCCGCCGACGCCGCGCGATCGCCCAGGCCGCCGTGGACACGGGCCAGTACCAGGTGCTGGCGGGACAGGCCCGCGCCGCCGACCTGCCCCGCCCCACGCCGCATTTCACCGTCGTGCAACGAGCCGACGGCGCCGAAGGCCCGTGGCGCACCCAGCTGACCGACCGCGACCTCGGCGAAGAACTACGGGCCCTGCAAGGCGCCGTGTACTGCTTCGTGGCAGCGCTGTCGATGATGCGCGACTCCGAGATCCAGGAGATCCGCCGCGGAGCCCTCACCCACCACTACGGCACCCCGCCCTGCGCTCGTACAAGCTGAAGAACGAGGCGGAGCCCCTCGAGGAGAAGTGGTGGATCATCCAGCCCGTCGCCACCGCTCTGACTGTCCTCGAACGCCTGTCACAGCACCGCACCCACCTGTTCACCACCTTGGCCACCCCCGGCACCTCGGGCCGCGGCCGGGGAACGAGCCGGCGCGGCCTCAGCGCCCCGTACGTCATCGACACCTTCATCGCCCACGTCAACGCCCACCGCCACACCACCGGCCTCGAAGCCATTCCCGACGCGCGGGTGCGACCACACCAGTTCCGCAAGACCATGTCCGTCATCTGCGCTCAGGAACCCGACGGCGAGATCGCGCTCGGAATCCAGCTCACCCCTACGCCGCCCCCGACGGCGCCTGGATGCGCGAGTTCGACGACCGACTCGCCACCGCCGCAGCCACCAAACTCACCAGCCTGCTCACCGCCCGCACCACCGGCACCCCCATCGCCGTCGGCCCCGCGGCAGCCCGCCTGCAAGCCGGCCTCGACCGCGCCGCCGCTCAACTCCTCGCCCCCGCAGACCCGCAAAGGACACCGGCAGGGCTCCAAGCACTCGCCGCTGATCCGCGCGCAGCTGCCGATCTCAACCGGTCCGAACTCCCCGAGCTGCACTTCGGCACCCTCAACCACTGCCTATGGCAGCCGGAATGGGCCGAATGCACCAAGCAACTCCCAGAGAAGGAGGGCAGTGCGCCACTCATCGGGGGCATGCCAGCCCGCACGCTGCCGCAACTCCGCCGTCACCGCCGATCACGCCCCCGTCTGGCTGGCCGAACAACACGACCTCACCCAGCACTACGCGACCGCCGCCTGCCACCCGCCCGTCGAGCAGCCCTCCAAGCCCGCCTCGACGACGTCGAAACCATCACCACCGCCCTCGCACAGGACCAGTAAATGGCCGTCTCCCCAACCACCGAAACCAAACTCCGCGCCGCCATGACCCGCCTCCTGGCCGGACAGCCCCAGCACACCGACGGAGCCCTGACCAAGGAAAACCTCGCCCGCGAAGCCGGCGTCAGCCACGCCACCGTCCACCGCGCCACCGACGTTCTCGCTGAATGGAACACCCACGTCCCCCACCCCATCAGACGCACCCCCGGCGAACGCGCCCGTGACGAGACCCTCAACAACCTGCGCGCCCAGCTGACCCAGGCCCGCGGCCAAGCGCGCGAACTCCAGGGCCAACTCGACGCCCTGGCCACCGTCGCCGCGCACCTGTACGCCGAAACCTGGCCCTGCGCAGGCGCCTGCACGGCTCTCCTCCTACCGCGGCATACGGGACGAGTGAAAGCTGCTCGTAAGCATGCGGTTTCTAGCGTCCTGAGCGAGCTGTCACCGACTCTTGGAGGAAACCGTGGACGTGCTGAGCAGGTGGGTGGTCCGGCACCGGTTGTTGGTGTTCGCGGCCTGGCTGGCCATCACCGTGGTGGGCGTCCTCGTCGCGCCGAGCGTCTCGGGCCGACTGCAGCCCGGCATACACATGAGCGGTTCGGCCTCTACAGCCAACGCGCAGATCGAGGCCCGGTACGGCGGCGCCACCTCGGACCCCGGCGTGCTGGTCCTCGGACTGCCGAAGGGCGAGGCCGTGAATGCGCCGGCTGCTCGGGCCGGACTCCGGGCGGTGGACGCGGCGATCAAGAAAGCCGATCCCCAGGTACGGCTGGTCTCGTACGCCTCGACCGGGGCCAGGACGCTGGTGGGGAACGGGGGGACCAGCACCGTCGTGCTTGCGTACCCGCCGCACACGGGCGACGACATGGCGACCGGACAGATCGACGCGCTGGTCGACGCGGCCAAGGCGGCGGCGCCTCGGCTGACCGTGCACGGCACCAGCGTGAAGGCGTTGGAGGCCGGCAACACCTCGGGCAGCGGCAACTCCAGCGTCATGACCGAGTTGATCTTCGGTGTGCTCGGTGCGCTCATCGTGCTGGCGTGGGTGTTCGGCTCGCTGCTGGCGGCACTGCCGATCATCATGGCGCTGATCTCGGTGCTGACGATG comes from Streptomyces sp. FXJ1.172 and encodes:
- a CDS encoding IS630 family transposase produces the protein MPIRTACPIALSAPERVRLKKMAYGHKTEHRLRVRAQVVLHAARGRSNARIARETGLHLDTVRRWRGRFAQAGLPGLKDRQRCGRPASFTPLQATEVKALACRLPAETGMPLSRWSCPELAREAITRQIVTAVSPSTVRRWLAEDALKPWQHRSWIFITDSGFRTKAARVLDLYARTWQGQPLGEDEHVISADEKTSIQARCRWHPTLAPGKARAMRVNHTYGRGGALAYLVAYDVHQAKVFGRTEARTGIDPFMALAAQVMSQEPYVSAKRVFWIVDNGSSHRGKKAADRLTASFPNAVMVHTPVHSSWLNQVEIFFSVPVQETIHTTAQGDRVVRTPRWSLLATLVYGPGGPRTISPSSSASRRRRAIAQAAVDTGQYQVLAGQARAADLPRPTPHFTVVQRADGAEGPWRTQLTDRDLGEELRALQGAVYCFVAALSMMRDSEIQEIRRGALTHHYGTPPCARTS